In Oryza sativa Japonica Group chromosome 3, ASM3414082v1, one DNA window encodes the following:
- the LOC136355695 gene encoding uncharacterized protein, whose product MEDWVVLSGSDGGDSVELHDGSDVGGSDTESSFAVVQVRGRAADTPAIAVEAVPSQPSPSPPGFFKTVSYGQAFSGIASEHVAASSHAPVLDAAEEDIAEVSPVIVGGEHENAEISDVVESNNDHVDSNIDAATEVTTFSGEEDLDDETDGDIECFDEEDGICEENPDDEIFDDEEEESDPEEEDIGSSDLETDSDEYIESTDEESDYEEEDTTDLESDSDEDTESTESSHDEDDLDDDDESLDDDGSECFDEEDKIGTENPDDESVDTGSSDEEESDDEEDSYSDEEIDDEEESDCDEEIDEEEEEEHGGNKYDAIDNESFGEEESCMEQSDAEEEWPEFTGVPVSYNDIDTDSDMEIDGGKYDDIDSESLYEEESVSDEQSDDEEEPEEFAGGGYDGIDYESLNGDDFEEYLQVLADGGIDNESFGEEESVLDDEVLDFFHGLNDEFLDFFYGDTLYDYETESSCDEECEHVCVCGRCMELIDGEEFYQLITGDEFDGTQLGEEIGGDASGADEEEPSDAGESDHDTAPDAGDGEAHGDSADMAGGNSAAAAAEPASTSSQFQQAMQQAAARNQAAAAMVRAADAIDSYMQAAAGGLAAQDVEALSQGATGLRAMAAAPSFAVGVDVSASNTAAAAFLPDTLALQDGVVSLAVFYLLFGVVYLLLRICALN is encoded by the coding sequence ATGGAGGACTGGGTCGTCCtcagcggcagcgacggcggcgacagcgtgGAGCTCCACGACGGCAGCGACGTTGGTGGCTCCGACACCGAGAGCAGCTTCGCGGTCGTGCAGGTCCGCGGTCGTGCCGCTGACACGCCGGCGATCGCCGTGGAGGCCGTGCCGTCGcaaccttcgccttcgccgccggggTTCTTTAAGACCGTCTCATACGGCCAGGCGTTCTCGGGAATAGCTTCCGAGCACGTCGCAGCTTCTTCTCACGCTCCGGTGCTCGACGCGGCAGAGGAGGACATTGCCGAGGTGTCTCCGGTGATCGTCGGAGGTGAGCACGAGAACGCCGAGATATCTGACGTGGTAGAGAGCAACAATGACCACGTCGACTCCAACATCGACGCCGCCACCGAGGTCACGAccttctccggcgaggaggacttGGATGATGAGACCGACGGTGACATTGAATGTTTTGATGAGGAGGACGGAATCTGCGAGGAGAACCCCGATGATGAAATCTTCgacgacgaagaggaggagagcGATCCCGAGGAGGAGGACATCGGAAGCTCTGACTTGGAGACTGATTCCGATGAGTATATAGAAAGCACCGACGAGGAGAGCGATTACGAGGAGGAGGATACCACTGACTTGGAAAGCGATTCTGACGAAGATACTGAAAGCACTGAATCTTCCCATGACGAGGACGAcctagatgatgatgatgaaagcCTCGACGACGATGGCTCTGAATGCTTTGATGAAGAGGACAAAATCGGCACGGAGAACCCGGACGATGAATCCGTGGACACCGGAAGCTCTGACGAGGAGGagagcgacgacgaggaggacagCTATTCTGATGAGGAGattgacgacgaggaggagagcgaTTGTGACGAGGAgatcgatgaggaggaggaggaggagcatggTGGTAATAAGTACGACGCCATTGACAACGAAAGCTTCGGTGAGGAGGAGAGCTGCATGGAGCAGAGTGATGCTGAAGAGGAGTGGCCGGAGTTCACCGGTGTCCCTGTCAGCTACAACGACATCGACACCGACTCTGACATGGAGATCGACGGCGGCAAGTACGACGACATTGACAGTGAGAGCTTGTATGAGGAGGAGAGCGTCTCCGACGAGCAgagtgatgatgaggaggagccCGAGGAGTTCGCCGGTGGCGGCTACGATGGCATCGACTACGAAAGCCTTAACGGCGACGACTTCGAGGAGTACCTGCAGGTTCTCGCCGATGGTGGCATTGACAATGAAAGCTTTGGTGAGGAGGAAAGCGTCTTGGACGATGAGGTCCTGGATTTCTTCCATGGCTTGAACGATGAGTTCCTGGATTTCTTCTATGGCGACACGCTCTACGACTATGAAACTGAAAGCTCCTGCGACGAGGAGTGCGAGCACGTGTGCGTCTGTGGCCGCTGCATGGAGCTCATCGACGGCGAGGAGTTCTATCAGCTGATCACCGGAGACGAGTTCGATGGCACGCAGCTCGGAGAGGAGATCGGTGGAGACGCaagcggcgccgacgaggaggagcccTCTGACGCCGGTGAGAGCGACCACGACACTGCTCCcgacgccggcgatggcgaggcgCACGGCGACAGCGCCGACATGGCAGGCGGGAatagcgcggcggcggcggccgagccgGCGTCCACGTCGTCGCAGTTCCAGCAGGCGATGCAACAAGCGGCGGCTCGGAACCAGGCTGCAGCGGCGATGGTGAGGGCGGCCGACGCGATCGATTCGTACAtgcaggccgccgccggcgggctgGCGGCGCAGGACGTGGAGGCGCTGTCGCAGGGAGCCACGGGCCTGCGCGCCATGGCGGCCGCGCCCAGCTTCGCCGTTGGCGTTGACGTTAGCGCGAgcaacacggcggcggcggccttcctCCCTGATACGCTCGCACTCCAAGACGGGGTGGTTTCGCTTGCAGTCTTCTACCTGCTCTTTGGTGTCGTGTACCTTCTTCTGCGAATCTGCGCATTGAATTAG